The window CACTAAACAAATattctaagggataaatatgccctcgcTATCTATATGGATAGTGTTATTATGGAATAAAATTAGCTAAAGGTATAGCAGAAATTAACATGGTAATGCCACAACCTTTTTTAAGGTTACCATAACATAGGTTCCCTTGTTGTATGAAATGCCCTCTGTTTTTCAGCACCATGGCATACACACATCAGTTTGCTTCTCCAGTACAAATACCAGGGCATTAGAAATATCCGTTTACGTAGTGATATACAAGTAGGCCGTCAACAGAAATGTGACTAGCCCCTAGAAAAGTATCAACAAGAAGGCCATCCAAAACTAAAAGGGAAATAAACGAAAATCGATAAAATTACTAGTCAACAATGGCCTGCTTAGAATAACTTGATCAAAACTGCATTCTCAGCAGTGATCAGCACCTTGTGGCCAACTGACCATCAATGAATCCCAAATTGTTTCACACAGAAAAAGAAGCCCAAAATTTCCATCCAAAATAAAGTTTGAGACTTCATATCATCTTCATGGCCAAAATGAGAACATTCTTTCATGGAACGATAGATTGAGGATTGCATTCAAGACTGCAACAGCCATTTTAGAACATAAAGATACAGAGTGTGCAGAAATTCTGCTCATTCATACTTCAAAGCACTCGAGGGATGCTATGATCTTACACTCTTGGTTCCAATATGTGTGTCAAtatgaggaaggacaagtcataGTGGTGCGATGCTTTCTTCTCAACCGAATGACATAATGAACATACCAATTTTCATACCGGTCTTGGTTCATGCAAATATGAATCTCGCAGGCACTTCCCCTCTGCAAGCTGCTGCATAGTCTTCAGCAAGGTGTGGTGCAGCTTCCTTGTGAGGGCATATGTACTTCTTCATGAAATCGTTATTGCTCACTAAAACTGGAGAATAGTAGTCCCGGTCATGATTGAGCAATCCATTTTCCTTGAGGAACTTTACAGCGTAATACCGGGGCCTGAGCCGGCCCTCCAGGCTGTAAGTGAGCACTGCCGGCCGACGAGCAATGTATGCCGGTTCCAAGCCAACCTCGGAGATGAGGAACTCAGAGCTACGCTGCATCGACTCCTTGGACCTCGTCAGCATCAATGGAGCCTTGGAAACGGCAATGGCCACCTCAGCATCCGTCCACATGAACGTGTTCTTCAAGCAGTCCACTCTGGCTGCGATCTCCTCTTTGCTGAAACATGCAACAGCATGCAGCGCGTGGCCAAACATCCCAGAACCACAGGGCACACCCATGTTTTTGGCGCATGCCACCATGCCCCGGAAGCGCTCCGGGTTGGTGCTGAGCAGACCTGGTCGGCTGGTGCATAGCTTGGCAATATCACAAGCACCTAGCTCGCACTCCCGTAGCAACGCCAGGTTAGGCTTGACCACCCCCTCGAGGTCAGAGGTGAGAAGGTAGAAGCTCCTCTTGAGTGCCCGGAGGACGTTGTCAGAGGACCCAAAGAGAGTAAGGTAGTAGTGCATGTCAGAACTAATCTTGTTATTAATGCTTGGTTTAGATTAtttcttggtttttcttgagtcATGCATGTAGTCGTGTCCATATACTAGGCTGCGGCAGTGTACTCACATAAAGATGAGATCATGTGTGTGCATGCAAACTAGTAGTGGGTCAGATTAGTTAGTTGATGTAGTCACGCATGTAGTTTGTTAGCTAGCCATGTGCATGTGCATGTTGGCCGGGTCATTTGGATCATGGGTGAGTTGGTTAGTGGCCGAGTGTGCCGGCCAAGTTAGTGCGTAAGTACATGGGTTAGTGGTTAGTGTGCCCGGGTATGGCGGCTAGCTTGGCAAGTCAGCCAACCTCTCTTGTGTATATAAGTGTTGCACTGAGTTAATGAGAAAGTTTGAGGCCGTGTGGGCTGGGGTAAAACAATGTAGTGTATGTGTGTCTCGCCGGGAGTAGAAAGCAAAGCTAGTCTCTCTCCACGgtgaggtgtgtgtgtgtgagagtttGTGAGTTTTTCCCACCGTGTGCGTTCGTGTGTTCTTGAGAGAAGAACAAAACAAGAGGAAGAGAGAGTTCACAGGTAGAAGAAGAAGAGGCACTGCGTGAGGAGGCGGCGC is drawn from Triticum dicoccoides isolate Atlit2015 ecotype Zavitan chromosome 6B, WEW_v2.0, whole genome shotgun sequence and contains these coding sequences:
- the LOC119320762 gene encoding uncharacterized protein LOC119320762 — protein: MPEVTEAAADGGEVGELGADAGVEAGCGWSVDEEEDRLEPDTKLSRASVFATSHASPVRHLLTAAAPAVSPIRTSFAVEEYLVSTCGLTRPQPVKASAKLSHLKSPSKPDAVLTFLAGLGLSGADVAALIAKDPLFLCAKVEKTLAPNVAGLTGLGLSPYDIARLVSLSRHRFRCRSIVSRLSDMHYYLTLFGSSDNVLRALKRSFYLLTSDLEGVVKPNLALLRECELGACDIAKLCTSRPGLLSTNPERFRGMVACAKNMGVPCGSGMFGHALHAVACFSKEEIAARVDCLKNTFMWTDAEVAIAVSKAPLMLTRSKESMQRSSEFLISEVGLEPAYIARRPAVLTYSLEGRLRPRYYAVKFLKENGLLNHDRDYYSPVLVSNNDFMKKYICPHKEAAPHLAEDYAAACRGEVPARFIFA